In Myxococcus stipitatus, the genomic window TGGTGCGGGTGCTGAGCGAGGCGGGCCTCGCCTCGCGCGTGGCGAGCACGGAGGACCTGCTGGACGCGTCCGAGGCGCAGGTGGTGGTGACGCCGCTGCCGTCGCTGGAGGCGCTGGGCCGCAAGGTGCGCGCGCAGGTGGTGGTGGCGGGCAAGGCGCCGGAGCTGGACCTGCCCCGGGCGCAGGCGGTGGGCGCGCGTGGCTTCCTGGCCGCGCCGGTGGATCCAGACCTGATGCTGAGGGCGGTGCGCCGGCTGGCGGGTCCGGCCGGCGGCACGTTTCTCAGGCGCGCCAGCTGAGCGGCGCGAGGGAACTCACGGCACGGCGGACAGCAGCGAGTCCGCGTCCTCGGACAGCCAGAGCGAGTCGAGCTCCAGCGTGGTGGAGGAGAAGGGGTCGGCGCGCACCAGGGCGTCGGATTCGTAGGCGCCGGTGAGGAGCCAGCCGCGCTTGACGCGCTGGTAGGTCTCCAGCGTGCGGGCGACGGGGTCCACCAGCCACACGTGGCCCACGCCCTGGCGCGCGTACAGCGGCAGCTTGCGCGTGCGGTCCAGCGCGGCGGTGGAGGGGGAGAGCACCTCGCAGACCCAGTCCGGGGCGAGGGTGAGGAAGGGCACGTCCGGGTCGAGCGGTCCGTCCACGCGCTCGCGGCGCCAGCCGGCCAGGTCGGGCACGAGCACGTCGTGGCCCAGGCGCAGCTCCGGGGCGCGCAGGAAGCACCAGCGCCCGCTGCCGCCGCGGCGCCGGTCGAGCTGCTCGCCCAGCTCCACGCCCAGCATGAAGGCCGCGCGCGTCTGGGCGGGCGTCGCGCGGGGTGAAGCCACCAGTTCCTCGTCGAGGACCTCGCCCACCCAGCCCGAGGGCAGGGACGTCAACAGGGAGTTGTTCGCCAGGTGGATGATGCCTTCCGTCACAGCGCCTCCGAAGGTGCGGCGGTTGAGGGCGGCATTCTAGGAAGGGGTCTGACATCGCCCGGGACGGGCGGACGGCGTCACTTGCCGATGCAGAACCGCTGGAAGATTGCGTCGATGAGCGCCTCGGACACGGAGGTCCCGGACACCTCACCGAGCGCCTCCAGCGCGAGCGCGACCTCGCCGGAGACGACTTCGAGGGTGGAGACGCGCGACGCGTCCTCCGCGCGGGAGAGCGCCTCGGAGGCGCGACGCAGGGCATCGGCGTGGCGCTCGGAGACGAGCGCGACCGCAGAGGGCGTGCCCGTGCCCCACAGGCGCGTGAGCAGCGCGTCGCGCAGCGCGTCCACGCCCTCGCCCGTGAGGCCGCTGACGCGGAGCCGGGGAGGGGAGGGGAGAGGCATCGAGGCCGGGGACACGGCGAGGGCGGCGAGCCCGTCGCCCGTGCTCGTCTCGGTGGCGGAGTGACGGGTTCCCGCCTCGCGCGTCGTGGCGAGCACTTCCTCCGCTTGCACCTCGGTAGCGGAGCGACGGGCTCCCACCGCACGCGTCGTGGCGAGCCCATCGCTCGCTCGCGCAACACTCGCCGAGCCGCGAACCTCCGCCTTGGACTCCGCGGCGAGCACCCCCTCCGCGCGTGCCTCGGCGACCCCCGCCACACGACCGCCGGCCTCGCCCGCGACGTCGCACTTGCCGTCGACGCACAGCACGGGCGTGGCGCCCGCGTCACGCACCCAGCGCTCGACGTCCGCGTCCGGCGTGCCCGGGGGCAGCACCAGCACCGCGAGGTCCACGCCGGAGAGCAGCTCGCGTGTCCGGGCGATGCCCAGCGCCTCCACGCGGCCCGGCGTCTCGCGCAACCCCGCCGTGTCGAACAGCATCACCCCCAGGCCGTTCCACTCGAGCCGCGCCTCGAGCGCGTCGCGCGTGGTGCCCGGCTCGTCGTCCACCAGCGCTCGAGCCTCGCCCACCAGCCGGTTGAAGAGCGTGGACTTGCCCGCGTTGACGGGGCCATACAGCGCCACGCGCGCGCCCTGGCGCACCAGCCGCCCGTGGCCCGCCTCGGAGAGCAGCGCCCGCGCCCGCTCGCGGAGTTCGCGCACCCGCGCGCCCGCGCCCGCGTCCGCGCCCTCCGCCTCGTCGGGGAAGTTGAGCACGCCCTCCAGGTCCGCGTGCAGCGCCCGCAGCGGCTCCTCCAGCTCGCGCACCCGCGAGGCCAGCGCGCCGGACAGCCCCGCCGCGGCCGCGCGCACGGCCGCCTCCGAGTCCGCCGCCACCAGGTCCGCCACCGCCTCCGCGCGCGTCAGGTCGATGCGCCCGTTGAGGAAGGCGCGTCGGGTGAACTCGCCCGGCGCCGCGGGACGCGCCAGCCCGTCCTCCAGCGCGCGCGCGAGCAGCAGCCGCAACAGCCGGGGACCGCCATGCGCCTGCAGTTCCACCACGTCCTCGCCCGTGAAGGACGCGGGCGCGCGGAAGTAGAGGAACAGGCCCTCGTCGAGCGCGTGTCCCTCCGCGTCCACGAAGCGGGCCAGGTACGCGTGGCGCGGCGTGGGCGCGGCGGGCACTCCCGGGGCGAGCCTCCGGCCCACCTCCAGCGCGGCGGGGCCGGACAGGCGCAGGATGCCCACGGCGCCCGAGGCGGGCGCGGTGGCCAGCGCGACGATGGTGGGGGAATCAGGCGTCATGTCGACCCGGAGGGCGGCGCTCGCCGCGCCGCATGCCATCCGTTCAGCGAGCGGCCACGCCCGCGCTCACCG contains:
- a CDS encoding Uma2 family endonuclease; amino-acid sequence: MTEGIIHLANNSLLTSLPSGWVGEVLDEELVASPRATPAQTRAAFMLGVELGEQLDRRRGGSGRWCFLRAPELRLGHDVLVPDLAGWRRERVDGPLDPDVPFLTLAPDWVCEVLSPSTAALDRTRKLPLYARQGVGHVWLVDPVARTLETYQRVKRGWLLTGAYESDALVRADPFSSTTLELDSLWLSEDADSLLSAVP
- a CDS encoding tRNA modification GTPase, which gives rise to MTPDSPTIVALATAPASGAVGILRLSGPAALEVGRRLAPGVPAAPTPRHAYLARFVDAEGHALDEGLFLYFRAPASFTGEDVVELQAHGGPRLLRLLLARALEDGLARPAAPGEFTRRAFLNGRIDLTRAEAVADLVAADSEAAVRAAAAGLSGALASRVRELEEPLRALHADLEGVLNFPDEAEGADAGAGARVRELRERARALLSEAGHGRLVRQGARVALYGPVNAGKSTLFNRLVGEARALVDDEPGTTRDALEARLEWNGLGVMLFDTAGLRETPGRVEALGIARTRELLSGVDLAVLVLPPGTPDADVERWVRDAGATPVLCVDGKCDVAGEAGGRVAGVAEARAEGVLAAESKAEVRGSASVARASDGLATTRAVGARRSATEVQAEEVLATTREAGTRHSATETSTGDGLAALAVSPASMPLPSPPRLRVSGLTGEGVDALRDALLTRLWGTGTPSAVALVSERHADALRRASEALSRAEDASRVSTLEVVSGEVALALEALGEVSGTSVSEALIDAIFQRFCIGK